ttcctcaaaaaattaaatatagaattaccatctgacccaaaaattccacttctgggagtATACCCCAAGGAAGTgaaagcagattcttttttttttttttttttttgcggtatgcgggcctctcactgctgtggcctcccccgttgcggagcacaggctccggacgcgcaggctccggacgcgcaggctcagcggccatggctcacgggcccagccgctccgcggcatatgggatcctcccagaccggggcacgaacccgtatcccctgcatcggcaggcggactctcaaccacttgcgccaccagggaggcccgaaagcaGATTCTTTAAGAGATACTTATAcagccatgttcatagcagcattattcacaatagccaaaaggtggaagcaacccaagtgtccactgatgggtgaatggataggcaaaatgtgacatatccatacaatggaatattatttagccttaaaaaggaaggaaattctgacacatgctacaacatggatgaaccttgagggcattacgctacgtgaaagaagccagttacaaaaagacaaatgctgtatgattcctAGAGGTTATCTATGAGGTTCCTAgaggtagtcaaattcatagagacagaaataaaatggGGGCTGCctggctgggggcagaggggaatgAGCTGAAAAAAATTCATTAGTTGCCAGTATCAAAGATTCTGAAGATTTAACAAGAGATTCTGGGTTTCTGGCTTCTCTGGAATGACCCTCAGCCTGCACTGCCACATTACAGGTCAGTTGAGCCGGGTGGCTGCCACCTCCTGTAGGTGGGAACAGTACCCCAGTTGGCCCCAGCATTCCTGGTCATCCATCCACCTACCTGCATGGCCATGGCAGTGCTTGGTGTCACCTCTGCCTAAGGCCTTATGGGTGAGGGGGCAAAAGGGGGCTGAGACTGTCTGTGTTCATGAAGAGTCTCTGGGCAGATAATCGACCATCTGTGAGCCTGACCTACAGAGGGCAAATACCCTTTCCAGAGGTTTCCAACATCATTCAAAGCAGGAAGCTTCCCCTCAGACCAAGGACCTTAGCAGATGCCCGGAACAAAGGGAGACCTAGTGAGGGGAACCTGCTTCCCCCTCCGTCACCCAATCAGGATTGGAGAGTGCTGTTCTGGTTAAGGCggtaactgaggcccagagagaagatGAGATTTGGTCAAGTTCTCACAGAATAGTTTATCTTTGTGGACACATCCACTTTTCCATTTCTCATGCAGGAGGTGCTCATCAGACCAGAAGTAGATGCTGTTGACGCCCACGCCCACAGTATCTGAGGCCCTCCTCCAAGTTTACCTGTTAGTGCCCAGCATAAGAGCTTTCTCTGGTGCCTGGGAGATGGCTTAGGCTTCTCAGCCTGGAAGTCTGGGGGGATGTAGCGTCCCTGGTGCAACTCTCCACCCATAGCATCCCTGGGGCAATTCTCTACCCGTGAGGGatgatagtatttttttttaacatctttattggactataattgctttacagtgttgtgttagtttctgctgtataacaaagtgaatcagctgtatgcctacgtatatccccatatcccctccctcttgcgtctccctcccaccttccttatcccaaccctctaggtggtcacaaagcaccgagctgatctccctgtgctatgcagctgcttcccgctagctatctattttacatttcgtagtgtatatatgtcaatgctattctctcactttgtcccagcttacccttccccctccccgggaagctatctattttacatttcgtagtgtatatatgtcaatgctattctctcactttgtcccagcttacccttccccctccccgtgtcctcaagtccattctctacgtctgcgtctttattcctatcctgcccctaggttcttcagaacctttttttttttttttttagattccttatatatgtgttagcataccgtatttgtttttctctttctgacttacttcactctgtatgacagactctaggtccatccacctcactacaaataactcagtttcatttctttttatggctgagtaatattccactgtatatatgtgccacatcttctttatccattcatctgtcaatggatgcttaggttgcttccatgtcctggctattgtaaatagagcttcaatgaacattgtggtacatgaccctttttgaattatggttttctctgggtatatgcccagtagtgggactgctgtgtcatatggtcgttctatttttagtattttaaggaacctccatactgttctccatagtggctgcatcaatttacattcccaccaacagtgcaggcgGCTTCCCTCTGGGATGAGAGTATTCTGAAGCAGCTTCCACACAGTCCCTCCGAGGTCCCCGGTGTCCCTGAAGCCCACTGCCCACGGCCCTTCCTGTGCACTCAGGTCATTCACTCTCCCTCACTCTTGCTTCCCCTTCCTGTGAACCCCTGACATCCTAGTGTTTGCCTGAGGCTGGGCTTTGGGGGAACCAGGGAGGTGTCGGCCTTTCAGATTCCGGAGGCCCTCCGATTCCTTTGTTTTAAATGCACGTGGGTCTCTGCTTCCCTTGCCATCCAGGACATCACCAGCCTGCTGCACACCATCTACGAGGTGGTCGATTCCTCCGTCAACCACTCCCCGACGTCGAGCAAGACGCTGCGGGTGAAGCTCACCGTGGCCCCCGACGGGAGCCAGAGCAAGAAGAGCATCCTTCTCAATCACCCCGGTGAGGGCTGGAGGGCCATGCTCGCCACGGGAGTCGGCCATTCCCAGCTCTCAGGGAGGGTCCGAGCCCCACCtgggaggagtgggagggagtCCTGGGGCCTTTCCTGCGAGCTGCTCCGTGGACAGGTGGGATTTGAGTGGGTCCTTGAAGGTTGGATAGGGAAAGAATTCCAGATGGAAGGCCCTGCATAAGCAAAGCGCTGGAGGTGGGCCTGGGCGTGGCAGGCAGCCGCAGTAAAGGCTTCTGTGATGGGGAGTGTAGGTGGGCAGGGCCTCGAAGGCAGCTAAGGAGTCCGGGGAGGAGGTGAGTCTGGGGGAGGCATCAGGCAGGGCAGGTAGCTGCGAGACCCCTCTATTTAGTCCTGGCTGGGAGAGCCCTCCCCGCAGAACCATTGCGGAGCTGCTGTGGGCCAGTTTCAAGGGCTGTGTGCTAGGCAGCCTGGGCAGGGCCAGGAGGCCGATGGGTGCAGGAACAGGCTGCTCACCGGGCTATTTCTCTGGTGGGACTCAGACCTGCAGAGCACCAGACCCAGAGCGGAGACCAAGCCCGCCGAGGAGCTGCGAAGCTGGGAGAAGAAGCAGCGGGCCCTCCTCAGGTAGGGCGAGCGTGGGCAGAGCCGGCCCAGTGCCTCTGAGCACGGATTGAGCACTAGCAGTGGACCTGCCTCTAAAGGATTCCAGGCAGGAGGCTGAAGTCTACATTCTCCTCGGGGGCAGGGCGTAGGGTGGTGGGCAGTGATTTCAGAGGGCAGGTTCACAAATCAAACTCAGTTGTCCAAAGAGCTAAATGTAGGCCCACGTTGCTTCATCCAAAAGGCTTTGGGCCAGATTTGTTTTGGAATTTGgcatttgttgagttttagaaaggtGCTCCCAGTGTATTTCTATCTGGGATCTGCACAGCACCCCAGGATTTAGCACATAGATATTTCTTCAGGGACACATAAATATTCATGCTAAGTGAGAGAAAGACTATAGCTACCTTCACATCTGTTTAGAGCAAGCTTGGCTGCCAAATGGGTTATGGAAAATCTTTGTTTTCAGGTGTTTTGGATTTCAGAATTGTGGCTAAGGGGTTGTAAAGCTGCAATTATCTTTCACCTGTTGTTATTTAACTGCAAGGACGGAagtgaagagagggagggaagaaaggagagagactgGGTAAAGAAAAGTGCTGAGTAAACAGTAATATAAAGTAACAGTAATGTGGGACAGTATCTACTGTGAACATGGAGAGGTAATGACTGGGATTTGAGAATCAGTAGcataggagaaagagagaaggtggTCCAAACAGGGACACAGCATGGTGTGGGGAGAGGGCTAGGAATTGGGGGTGCCCAGGCTGGCTGCAGATGTGGGGGGCTGCCCCCGGGGAGCAGGCAAGCTAGTGTGGGCAGATCACAGAGGCCCTtgaaggggaggggcagggggagcccAGAAtcccacagtgggagaaaggtcACCTCTCTCCCCCGCCCGCCCCTCCCTGCATCTCACACCACACTGGGAAGGCCCATTCTGAGCTTTGGGCAGGTTATGGAGTCTTCCAGCCTCAACTCCAATGGCTTGGGGGCTTCTGTTCTCCCCACCCCGTGGGGAGCCAGGTAGACATTTGGAACACATGGTTTGAAGCCTGGCTCTGGAGCATCCTTAAGTTTTGACCAGTTACCTTCTCCTTTGCTTTGGGCCTGTTCAAAGCATAGTCCGTATCCAGTCCTCCCGGAAGGCCCAAGGAGGCCAggcaggggaggagaaggagggagagtgcTGACGTggtcactccctccctcccctgctcccaagACCCAGACAGAAATTAACAGAGGGTCCAGAAGGGTTTGTCCTGGTGGCTTCCCAGGAGCTCGTGGGACCGCTCCCACCGCGAGGCCAGGGCCCACCCTCTCGCTTGCCTTCCCTGATAGGTTCCAGGGTGACAGCCGTCTGGAGCAGTCCGGCTGCTACCACCATTGCGTGGATGAGAACATTGAGAGGAGAAACCACTACTTAGATCTCGCTGGGATAGAAAACTACACATCCCAGTTTGGGCCTGGTAAGGGAGCTCCTTCACCAGTGAGGGCGGCCAGGGCAGGGCATGGCGGGGCGGGCAGGTGGGCTGGTGGGGGAATGTGTGTTCGCTGGCTCCCTTGGGCTGGGGGAAGGCCTAGCTTTTACTGGACAGAGTATAGAGTCTTCTTGGAGGAGATGGCAtgcaaaacatttaaaacattaaagtAAAACATGCACAAAGTTGAACAAAATCAAGTAGCATCCGAGGGCTTATAATTCAATGAAAACAACAGTTCGGTGCTGCACCCCGACCCACCACTCTCTCCCAGTGACGACCTTGGGCTTCGTTAAGCAAAACAgtgctctgtcttttttttttttttttgccatatgcgggcctctcactgctatggcctctcccgttgcggagcacaggctccggacgcgcaggctcagtggccatggctcacgggcccaaccgctccgcggcatgtgggatcttcccggaccggggcacagacccgtgtcccctgcatcggcaggcgggctcaaccaccgcgccaccagggaagccctgtgctctgTGTTTACCAGCCCTTGACATCTCAGCTCTTGCTAAGATAGATGAAGACACGGTCCACTTAATTTCACTCCCCACAACGCCCTTCTCCCcttcccgccccccccaccccgtgtttAATTCCCCTCTGAGTTACCTCTGTAAGTTAAGGAACATGCTTGCAGATTTCCTTTGTGCTCCAGTGACCTTAGACAGTTTTAACAATGTCCCTGTCTCCTCTCTTTCCAAGCTCTCAGAAGgagaattaattatttttaaagacctAACACAGAAACACTTTTTCCCACTTAGCAGATGGCAAAGTTCCATTCCAGAAAAGTTTCCTCCAAGGCAGAGGGAGGAGCCGTCAGTGGGCGGGGAGTCGAGGTGTCGGGTTAGCTCTGATAAGGACCAGCTGCCTCTATCAGCCTGGGAGAACTGGGGGCGGAATGGTTTCCAGGGCACCGTGTGAcaccagcacacagtaggtgctcattaaacatGTGTTGAATTGGTCCCTAGGCTCCCCGTCAGTGGCCCAGAAGTCAGAACTGCCACCCCGCACCTCCAACCCCGCTCGATCTCGCTCCCACGAGCCAGAAGCCATCCACGTCCCACACCGAAAGCCCCCAGGCGTGGACCCCGGCTCCTTCCAGTTTCTTGACGCCCCATTCGCCAAGGTCTCGGAGGTCCAGCAGCGGCTCCGGGGTGGTACCCAGGACGGGAGCAAGCACTTTGTGAGGTCCCCCAAGGCCCAGGGCAAGAGCGTGGGTGTGGGCCACGTGGCCAGAGGGGCAAGAAGCAAACCCCCCGTGGGACCTGCTGTCCCTGCGGTGTCCCCATCCGCCCACCTGGCCACCAGCCCggccctcctccccactctgGCGCCCCTCGGGCACAAGAAGCACAAGCACCGTGCCAAGGAGAGCCATCAGGGGTGCCGGGGCCTGCAGGCGCCCCTAGCCGTGGGCGGCACCGTCGTGGGGCGGGACCACGTCAGGGAGCTGCCCGCGGTGGTGGTGTACGAGAGCCAGGCCGGCCAGGCGGTCCAGAGACACGagcatcaccaccaccacgaacaccaccaccattaccaccacTTCTACCAGACCTAGAGCCCCGCCCCTGCCCTTGCCCCACCCTATGAAggacccccctccccctgcccccaaggcattattattctattaattattgttattatgacGATTAttgtttattaataattattgttaCTCCACTAATATTCAGCTAGCCTCCATGTAGAAGATATATGGAAACACAGAACTAAACCTTTATTTATATGTCGTGGGGACTGCATAACTTACCCAAGGAATGACTCTGGGTTTGGAAGTGGCCTGTAGTGGCAGAGGCTCCCTGGGGCTCCGGAGCTGCGGTGTCCACGCAGGCCCTTCCACACGCTTCCCAGCCCCGGGCAAGCCCTTGGCCAGAGCTCTGCCCCATCCCAGTCTCTTCCAGGAGAACACCCTTCCCTGGCCCGGCTTCCAGAGACCCTTGAAATCTCCGAGAAGATAAACAGCTGCTACCTCTTAGTatgattctgattttattttgccCTTAACTGACTGTAATGTGCTACAAGGGATTTCAGCGGACTGCGCCACCTTCCCAGCTGTTGTGTTTTTATGTCCCAGCCTAGAAAGCTTAGCTGTCCTTTCTGGAGTTATCtttcacacctttccagtgggaTCACGCCCCTGCCCCAAACCAGTCCCATCTTTTCTGTCACGCGCAACATGAaaatccatttctcttttttctcctcctcctctcttctttAGAAAGATACACACCCATATTTAAAGACTGCCCCTGAAACCAGCCTTCTCATTTTGGAAACCTCCGGAGAGGGAACCAACCACACAAACAAGTGTGGTTTTCCAAGATCGGGCAATTGTGTGTTGTTGGTTGTGACCGAAGATGTGGAAACCTGGTGTCCTACCATtggcaaatatatacataccTACGTGGTTCTCTAACAGAGCTTTCTGTATCTGTAGATAGATGCCATCTGTCCAGTTCTATGTATCTTTCTATAAATATACACTCTCAGGTACCTTTTCTGGTGTGCAGAAGTCCGTGCTTTGCTTCTCGAGACACATCCAGAGCCCAGACGTGACCCTGTGTGCCTCCTGTTGGGGCGCTGTTCATTAGATGCCAGTGGCCACTTGCCTCTCATCAGGGATCCTGTCTCGAGGTTTGGGATCTGGCTGATTTTGGAGAGGACTGTTGGAGTACAGAAGCGTGGAGGGAAACGGGGACAGTGGCCAGAGTTGGGACCCTGGAGCAATGTCCTCTGTAGAGCAGAATTTTGTTTGATTGAGACCCGGGGAGGCCAGGAAAAGGACACCTGTCAACTAGTCAGGGACCCCGTGCAAAACTGATGACACTGATGAGACATACACACTCTAGCTGGGTAGTGGGTGGTTAATGAAGGGAATAGTTACATAGTGTGGGCAAAGCCTCCTCGAAGAGTAAATGATCCTGCACTGGCACTCTGCCCCTGGAGTGGAGGGCGTGGGAGAGGGTCATCCTCAGCAGACACAGAGGGGTGGGGGCACCTGAAGAAGCCGTGACCTTCACTGGAAGGATGCAGCCAGCCTGTGGGGACCCTCCAGGGAAATGACTTCCTGACCTCACCCTCTGCCCGCCTGTATCCTGCTGAGGCACAATTGGCTGAAGCCACCAGGAGCCAGAGAGTGAGGCAGCTACTGATGGGGGTCACACAGGCATTCTGCCGGGGAAGAGGAGAGTGGAGGGTGAATCTGGAGGGACACAGGAAGAAAAAGTGGCTCCAGGTGCCTGCCTTTCTGCTACTTGGTCTCCCAGCTGGCACCCCCTTTTCCAGAGCCTCTGGTGTTGGTTTACCGTGGTTGGTAAGGAGTTAGTTTTGAAGATAGTGTGCTGAGTTGTTGTCACTGGGTTAATTGTGTTAGTTACTGGTGTGTGCCTGGGACTGGATTAGTACAGTTAATCCTTAGGACAAGCCTGAGGCAGCCGGTGGAAGCTCAGGGAGCACAACAGGCTCAGGGAGGTTGAGTAACTCTCTTGAGACCACACAGCAGGTGGCAGAAGTGGGATTCTAGTCTTTCCCAGGATCCCTGAACCAGTGGATTTGGGCTTCCCTTGTTTAGGGCTATGGGCTTCTGTCAGTCAGGAACCAACTCAAACTGACAGGAATATAATTAAcccagggaaggcagggagggagctggCTTTGAGAGGACAGGATGTGAATGAAACTGAGACTCACTGGTTCTTATGGCTCCCTTTCTGGATTTCTACTTCTCCCTGGACATGCTTTGCGGTGGTGTGGGGACTGCTGGCACTTTGGGCTGCACAACCAGATGGAAAAGGATTTTCCACTAGGGCAAGCCCAGGGAAGGATTCTAATTGGCTGGGCTTGGATCTGGTACCCATCCCTGGACCAATCACCGTGGCTCCTCTGGAGGCACAGGTCCAgcctgtggggagggggaggggcctgggccagaagaaggaagaggaggggtgcTGAGCAGACCAGAGCAGATGGCACCCCAGGCCCAGAATTGCTGCAACCATGGAGACAAGCCAGGCATTGGGTCCACGCAGGGAGCCtctctgtggcctgtgggctgaGAGCGTTTCCTCAGCCTCTGAGAGGAGGTCCCTGCCATctctcccagccccacacctGTCAGAGTTCTCTTATTTCTTGGTACCTGGAATTTACCTAACTTTAAAAAGTAGTAATGTGCACGTGTAGAATATTCAAATAGTACACAGAGGTGTACAGGAAGAAGTACACATCCCTCTGACTTCCCTGGCCTCAGCTTCCCGGGGCCTTTTGGATGTGGTGTGGTGGTGTGAGCACAGATGTTGGTGCCCAGCTgcctggttcaaatcctgactccttCCCTTAGCAGCTCTGTGTACTTctcaagcctcagcttccccttTATAAAGGGGGTCAGAAGAGACCTACcccacagggttgttgtgagaattcagtGAGTTAAAACGGTGCCTGGCCCACAGGAGCACTATGAAAGTGTCACTGCCATTTTTTTTAtaagaataaatacatttaaatgagATATCTCCCCATTTaaattctgttgattttttttaaagactatttttttcaGAGCAGGTTTGGATTTACAGCAGGATTGAGAGGAAGGTGCTGAGATTTCCCGCATACCCTCTGACCTCTGCATGCATTGCCTACCCCACTGTCAACATCACTCAACAGATAGTACGTTTTTTACCAAGGAAGGACCTATAtcaacacatcataatcacccaaagtccacagtttaccttGGGGCTCACACTTGCTGTCATACATTcaatgggtttggacaaatgtctaatgATGTATATCCATAACTATAATATcgtacagagtattttcactgccctaaaaatgctccatgctctgctTAGtcacctctcccccacccccaattttatttcaaaaagtatttcaaagtttGAAACAGAAAACCGTGTAACCGTGAAACTCGCCACCCAGATTTCACAAATGCTGACATTTTGCAGTATTTATTTCAGatctatttttaagaaagaaaactctGCAGTTACTGCTTAATCCTCTTCCCACCACACCCTTTTATTTTTACCCAAGGAGTAGCATAGTATTCATACTTAGGCCCCTTTTCTCTGCGACCTAATGTACTTGAAGAGCTCCCGCATCCATCACAGAGCTCTGACCCTTCCTCTCTAACAACGGCTCAGCCCTCTCTTGGTCCAAGGCGCTGTCGCGGGCTTGCGCATCCCCTCCTGCAGGCAGGTGGGTCTCATCCTAGGCCATGGCACATCCTTGTGCCCGGCTTGTCTCAGTGCCCACAAGCCGGAGCACTGGCAACAGACTGCCAACGCGGAACAGCTGAGTTCAAGAGCATGTGTGATTTCAACGTTGATCGGTTGTAAATGCTCTAAAAGAAGTTGTACCAAGTAATTGGAAgttgaaggaagaagagagaaaaggaagagaaggaaggagagaggggggcaagagggaaggagggagggagggagggagggaggagtgaaCGAACGGTCAACCATGCTTCTTGGTGAGGTTTTGAGCACATTTTCCTGCGGGCTGGTGGGGGTGAGTATTGTCTTGTGTGCAAACCTGACACCCACTGCGCAGGAGCTGCCCCTGCTTCCCCAGGACCTGAGCTCTGAGCACCGGGGCTCCCTCACTTGCGGCTCTGCCGGCCTCACACACGCTTGCACAAAACACTGGCTGGTCGCTAGGATGCCCAGTTCCGCTGATCTGTCACTGGCACTGTGGACGTCTGGTTAAGGCAGCCAGTGGGGCCGAGGCTCTCATCACCCAGGGCGCGCTGGGGAGCCCGGGGGGCCTGTGTGCTTCACACCCAGCCATGCCAATTACACTTCTTGGCGAAGGAAACAGCTGGGAGCAGTTTCTTTtactcttccccaccccacccccacatttTATTCTCAGTGTTTAGATGTCACATCATTACTGGGCCAGAAGGAAGGCAACCTTGCAGGTGACAGGAGGAGGGGAAGACTGCCTGCCCTAATAACCCGGCTTCTGTGAGACCTGTCAGCGTTCCTGGGAATGAAAGGGGGCCCCGGAGCTGTGCTCGGTGCCAGCGGGCTGTGGCATCCCACCCCTACCGTCCTCACCTCCTCACTGAAGGTAGGGCTTCACCAGCACGTACAGGAGACTGACTGCAGGCCCCAAAGACCCCAAGGCGGCCTCACCCCTGGTCCAGCCAGCCCCAGAAtctgccctcccagcccctgcctttgCTCCCCAAGGCCTGTGGGTGTAGCCCCAGCCTCACCCCCGCTCCCTACGTGTGCATGGCTGTGTTTTGCAGAACCAATACAGGCGGTTCAGCCAAATGCCTTAAAGCCCCTAAAAGCTGTGTATTGACTCCTAACTGCTGTACAAGGGCACCCTTCTCCAATCATTAAGGCTTCATCACTTTCTACAGTTATGCCTCTTATTTGGGGGCTCTGATCTGGCTCTTGGTCTTGTCACCTTCTCCCAAACCAGCAGACCTCTGAACCTGACCCCTCTTCTCGGGGGCTCACACCCTTGAATAATTGTACTGGTTTATGCACGTGCCTGCCAAGGGCTTTCTGCACCCAGCATCCTCCTTTAGCATGAGAAGGGGGCATGGGAGTGAGGTCCATCTCCTAGCAGCAGAAGGTGACCTCAGAAGGGGAGGAAATAGCAGAGGCTGGCCGAGACTCCCCGTCTCCCACCGAGCAGCCCCCTGCCCCTGCAAGGGGTTTCCTCTCCCCTCCACATTCTCTCCATAAAGTAGAATTGTGATGTATCCAGTC
This genomic window from Mesoplodon densirostris isolate mMesDen1 chromosome 19, mMesDen1 primary haplotype, whole genome shotgun sequence contains:
- the NKD1 gene encoding protein naked cuticle homolog 1 isoform X2, which codes for MGKLHSKPGDSFAASAAWARKGIEEWIGRQRCPGGSSGSRQLRAAGTVGRGTRELVGEVFRETLSEEEEEDFRLEVALPPEKTDGLASGDEERMEKTGASCPGSKKQLKFEELQCDVSVEEDSRQEWTFTLYDFDNNGKVTREDITSLLHTIYEVVDSSVNHSPTSSKTLRVKLTVAPDGSQSKKSILLNHPDLQSTRPRAETKPAEELRSWEKKQRALLRFQGDSRLEQSGCYHHCVDENIERRNHYLDLAGIENYTSQFGPGSPSVAQKSELPPRTSNPARSRSHEPEAIHVPHRKPPGVDPGSFQFLDAPFAKVSEVQQRLRGGTQDGSKHFVRSPKAQGKSVGVGHVARGARSKPPVGPAVPAVSPSAHLATSPALLPTLAPLGHKKHKHRAKESHQGCRGLQAPLAVGGTVVGRDHVRELPAVVVYESQAGQAVQRHEHHHHHEHHHHYHHFYQT
- the NKD1 gene encoding protein naked cuticle homolog 1 isoform X1, with translation MGKLHSKPAAVCKRRESPEGDSFAASAAWARKGIEEWIGRQRCPGGSSGSRQLRAAGTVGRGTRELVGEVFRETLSEEEEEDFRLEVALPPEKTDGLASGDEERMEKTGASCPGSKKQLKFEELQCDVSVEEDSRQEWTFTLYDFDNNGKVTREDITSLLHTIYEVVDSSVNHSPTSSKTLRVKLTVAPDGSQSKKSILLNHPDLQSTRPRAETKPAEELRSWEKKQRALLRFQGDSRLEQSGCYHHCVDENIERRNHYLDLAGIENYTSQFGPGSPSVAQKSELPPRTSNPARSRSHEPEAIHVPHRKPPGVDPGSFQFLDAPFAKVSEVQQRLRGGTQDGSKHFVRSPKAQGKSVGVGHVARGARSKPPVGPAVPAVSPSAHLATSPALLPTLAPLGHKKHKHRAKESHQGCRGLQAPLAVGGTVVGRDHVRELPAVVVYESQAGQAVQRHEHHHHHEHHHHYHHFYQT